A single region of the Nicotiana sylvestris chromosome 6, ASM39365v2, whole genome shotgun sequence genome encodes:
- the LOC104243748 gene encoding uncharacterized protein yields the protein MAKAYTQTEFDSLMEKIEKVDIRVKEYLELAGYEKWARLYAPVNRGWTMTSNIAESINAALVSARELPIYDFLEEVRKIFGRWNCSNRKEATQTYKTLGKKYQEMLELNETMCTRMTVVPSTEYLHTVNDGGRNYTVCLLERKCVCGRFQIDELPCPHAWAVLKSKFLMPEEYCSSYYKPSTIVMTYDVPVYPLPDKNDWNIPEHVAEEVVLPPKWKRPPGRPKKKRDKNLSELLLPKNQHSCSICGQEDITSELVGMFHLNTIQKLALTKIIQHT from the exons ATGGCAAAAGCATACACACAAACTGAATTTGATAGTCTGATGGAGAAGATTGAGAAGGTAGATATTAGGGTGAAAGAATACTTAGAGTTAGCTGGTTACGAAAAGTGGGCCAGGTTGTATGCACCTGTTAACAGGGGATGGACAATGACGTCAAATATCGCTGAGTCAATCAATGCAGCACTAGTTTCAGCAAGGGAATTGCcaatatatgacttcctcgaagAAGTTAGGAAGATTTTTGGTCGTTGGAATTGTAGTAACCGTAAAGAAGCTACTCAGACATACAAGACGCTTGGGAAAAAATACCAGGAAATGCTGGAGTTGAATGAGACCATGTGTACCCGTATGACT GTGGTACCCTCAACTGAATACTTACATACTGTTAACGATGGTGGGAGGAATTACACAGTCTGTCTGCTCGAGAGAAAATGTGTTTGTGGGAGATTCCAAATTGATGAATTGCCATGCCCACATGCCTGGGCTGTATTGAAGAGCAAGTTTTTAATGCCTGAAGAATATTGCTCTAGCTATTACAAGCCAAGTACAATTGTAATGACATACGATGTGCCAGTGTACCCGCTACCGGACAAAAATGACTGGAATATACCAGAGCATGTTGCAGAGGAGGTTGTACTACCACCCAAATGGAAAAGACCTCCTGGAAGGCCAAAGAAGAAGCGCGACAAAAATTTAAGTGAATTGTTGTTGCCGAAAAATCAACATTCATGTAGCATATGTGGGCAGGAGGACATAACAAGCGAACTTGTAGGAATGTTCCAC CTGAATACAATTCAAAAATTGGCATTAACAAAAATCATTCAGCATACATAA